The genomic region ACTTTGGGACCTATGGTCTTACAAAAGCGCCTGATGGCCCCCCGTCGACGACGGAATCGGCCGTTTGGCCCCTCTGTTGCATGGATATGTAGGCGTTATGTTAGAGATACGCTTTCACGGCCGGGGCGGCCAAGGGACGGTCCTCGCCGCCAAGATCATCGCCGACGCGGTCCTGCGCCAGGGCGAGAAGCAGTGCCTGGCGATCCCCGAGTTCGGCGTCGAGCGCCGCGGCGCGCCGGTCATGGCCTACGCCCGCGTCAGCGACCAGCCCATACTCGCGCGCACCAAGATCTACGCGCCCGACGCCTTGGTCGTCCTCGACCCCACCTTATATACGTCCGACATCCTGAAGGGGATCAAGCCCGGCGGCACGGTCCTGACCAACAGCGACCCGGACGACATCCCGCGCCTGTCCGCGCGCGCGCCGGGGCTCGAGTTCGTCGCCGTGCCCGCCCATAAGATCGCGCTCGAGCTCAAGCTCGGCTCCGCCTCGAGCCCGATCGTCAACACCGCCATGTGCGGCGCGGCCTGCGCCGTGTTCGGCCTGTGCGGCCTCGACGCCCTGCTCGAGTGCGTCCGGGAGGCCGTGCCGGTCAAGGCCGACGCGAACGTCGAGGCCGCGCGCCGCGCCTTCGAGGCCGCCCGGGAGGTCCTGCATGCCGCTTCTTGACGAGGATCCCGGCGCCTACCCGCGCGTGCTGATCGCGTCGCGCTCGATGGACGAGAACCACACCGGCAACTGGCGCACCATGCGCCCCGTCATCGACGCGAAGGCCTGCACGGGCTGCAACATCTGCTGGAAGCAGTGCCCCGAGGCCTGCGTGGACCTGACCGACAAGGTCCCCGTCATCGACATGGACTACTGCAAGGGCTGCGGCATCTGCGTCGCCGAATGCCCCGCGCATTGCGTGCACTTCGTCGCCGAGAGCGCGTCATGAAAAAGGTCCTCAGCGGAAACCACGCGGCCGCCGTCGCCGCCCAGCTCGCGCGCACCCAGGTCTCGGTCGGCTACCCGATCACGCCCGCCACGCAGGTCTTCGAGGCCCTGGCCGAGATGAAGGCCAAGGGCGAGCTGCCCGGCGAGTTCATCGCCGCGGAGTCCGAGCACTCGGTCATGGCCGCCCTGCTCGGCGCCTCGACCGCCGGCGCGCGGACCTTCACGGCGACCTCCTCCCACGGCCTGGCGTACATGCACGAGGTCCTGCACTGGGTCGCCGGCGCGCGCCTTCCGATCGTGATGGTCGACGTCAACCGCGCGCTGGCGGCGCCCTGGAACCTGTGGACCGACCAGACCGATTCCCTCTCCCAGCGCGACACGGGCTGGATGCAGACGTACTGCTCGACCAACCAGGAGGTCCTGGACACCGTGCTGATGTCGTTCAAGATCGCCGAGCGCGTGATGCTGCCCTCGATGGTCGTGCTCGACGGCTTCACGCTCTCCCACAGCTACGAGCCGGTCGACGTCCCGTCCCAGGCGGAGGTGGACGCGTTCCTGCCCCCGTTCCGCCCGGAGCTGAAGCTCGATCCGGACCAGCCGATCACCTTCGGCTCGCTGACCCAGCCCAAGGACTACCTGCGCCTGCGCCGCCGCATGGCCGCGGACATGGCCGAGGCCGAGAACGCCGTCGAGGAGGTCGGCCGGGAGTTCGGCGAGATCTTCGGCCGCTCCTACGGCCAGCTCGACCCCTATCGCTGCGAGGACGCCGAGACCATCCTCGTGACCAGCGGCGCCGTCGGCTCCACCGCGCGCGCCGCCGTCGACGCGCTGCGCGAGAAGGGACTCAAGGCCGGCAACCTGCGCCTGCGCGCCTTCCGACCGTTTCCAGCCAAGTCCCTGAGAGCTTTCGTAAAGCCGGGCATGAAGCTCGCGGTCGTCGACCGCAACTACTCCCCCGGCATGGGCGGCATCTTCGCCCAGGAGATCAAGGCCGCCCTGTACCCGCGCCCCGGCGTCTCCGTGCACGGCTACGTGACCGGCCTCGGCGGCGGCGACATCACCGTCGAGCTCCTCCAGGAGGTCTGGGAGCGGGTCGACGACGCGCCCGTGGCCGA from Elusimicrobiota bacterium harbors:
- a CDS encoding 2-oxoacid:acceptor oxidoreductase family protein gives rise to the protein MLEIRFHGRGGQGTVLAAKIIADAVLRQGEKQCLAIPEFGVERRGAPVMAYARVSDQPILARTKIYAPDALVVLDPTLYTSDILKGIKPGGTVLTNSDPDDIPRLSARAPGLEFVAVPAHKIALELKLGSASSPIVNTAMCGAACAVFGLCGLDALLECVREAVPVKADANVEAARRAFEAAREVLHAAS
- a CDS encoding 4Fe-4S binding protein, which translates into the protein MPLLDEDPGAYPRVLIASRSMDENHTGNWRTMRPVIDAKACTGCNICWKQCPEACVDLTDKVPVIDMDYCKGCGICVAECPAHCVHFVAESAS
- the porA gene encoding pyruvate ferredoxin oxidoreductase: MPRALRALRRRERVMKKVLSGNHAAAVAAQLARTQVSVGYPITPATQVFEALAEMKAKGELPGEFIAAESEHSVMAALLGASTAGARTFTATSSHGLAYMHEVLHWVAGARLPIVMVDVNRALAAPWNLWTDQTDSLSQRDTGWMQTYCSTNQEVLDTVLMSFKIAERVMLPSMVVLDGFTLSHSYEPVDVPSQAEVDAFLPPFRPELKLDPDQPITFGSLTQPKDYLRLRRRMAADMAEAENAVEEVGREFGEIFGRSYGQLDPYRCEDAETILVTSGAVGSTARAAVDALREKGLKAGNLRLRAFRPFPAKSLRAFVKPGMKLAVVDRNYSPGMGGIFAQEIKAALYPRPGVSVHGYVTGLGGGDITVELLQEVWERVDDAPVAEVPAATWVEDAR